A genomic window from Silene latifolia isolate original U9 population chromosome Y, ASM4854445v1, whole genome shotgun sequence includes:
- the LOC141628131 gene encoding uncharacterized protein LOC141628131 encodes MYHSLIQKIQSRISHWASKNLSYAGRVQLLNSAIFGLESFWCSCLFLPATVIGHIERLCRQFIWGYSQGTRKLIFFSWEKVCRSSRAGGFDIREILSWNKTLMMKQFWKLFCSSRTVWTNWMHAYIIKDADLWTIQPLVSSSFLWKRFLQLRDHLIHKTGMHQAQLLRATGPPRLRLRLTYQALRGAMPNLFWTKALMDPVIMPRYKVIVLLAFQNSLSTTDNLCKRGFHMVSRCILCLKAEETTSHLFFDCEYSSGVLQALFTWQGITRRPLSLKHEIRRQAQITGKNIRKKWAKCTLSAAVYNLWAERNARIFQDTCRSSSQLICVIKNVIRIRVLACMNGLTNEAVSISLAS; translated from the coding sequence ATGTACCACTCTCTTATTCAGAAAATTCAGAGTAGGATCAGTCACTGGGCTAGTAAAAATCTGAGTTATGCAGGAAGGGTGCAGCTCCTTAACTCTGCAATTTTTGGATTGGAGAGCTTTTGGTGCTCCTGCCTGTTCCTACCAGCCACTGTTATTGGGCATATTGAAAGACTGTGCAGACAGTTCATTTGGGGGTATTCTCAGGGTACGCGAAAACTTATATTTTTCAGTTGGGAAAAAGTTTGTCGTAGCTCCAGAGCTGGGGGTTTTGATATTAGGGAAATACTTAGTTGGAACAAAACATTGATGATGAAACAATTCTGGAAGCTATTTTGCAGCTCTAGGACTGTTTGGACAAACTGGATGCATGCTTATATCATCAAGGATGCAGATTTATGGACCATACAACCTCTGGTATCCTCTTCCTTTTTATGGAAACGTTTTCTTCAGCTTCGAGACCATCTCATTCACAAGACGGGAATGCATCAGGCACAGCTGCTGCGTGCCACAGGCCCTCCCAGACTCAGGTTAAGGTTGACATATCAAGCATTGAGGGGCGCCATGCCTAACTTGTTCTGGACCAAGGCTCTCATGGACCCTGTCATTATGCCAAGGTATAAAGTTATCGTCCTCCTTGCTTTTCAGAACAGTCTTAGCACTACTGACAACCTATGCAAACGAGGTTTCCATATGGTCAGTAGATGTATACTTTGCTTAAAAGCTGAAGAGACCACCTCGCATCTCTTCTTCGACTGTGAGTATTCTTCTGGAGTACTTCAGGCTCTTTTCACTTGGCAGGGGATTACAAGACGTCCGTTGAGTCTTAAACATGAGATTCGAAGACAGGCTCAGATTACTGGGAAGAATATTCGGAAAAAATGGGCTAAATGTACTCTAAGTGCAGCTGTTTACAACTTATGGGCTGAGAGGAATGCACGAATTTTCCAGGATACTTGTCGCTCTTCAAGTCAACTAATTTGCGTGATTAAAAATGTAATCCGAATTCGTGTCTTAGCTTGTATGAATGGCCTCACTAATGAGGCGGTTAGTATTAGTCTAGCATCGtag
- the LOC141628132 gene encoding uncharacterized protein LOC141628132, translated as MRRSRRGELVEADPEPERSFLRRKRELERVRREEVLSTSDSSVIEEISIRETIIPVKMPNIVSHSEPIADYIPRGFKLSTDEDGNTFDIRPSYINLVERNLYQGVPGEDPRKHMEIFADYYSSSPTSKGVTQDKIKEDLFPFSLTDNAREWLTDLDREAAGITDWTTLALAFYKKYFPPQRTNALRAQITNFKQTGSENLFEAWCRFKKAVRSREVDDDKGWKLIEEMDNHTAEYGNPRSGTRTIANIECEDMDAKFDKINARFDRLEMQSPESQQTGASLFFPTRCRQGYNSGYIHPNLRWSSQNVLNPTPPPQQQAYVPPHKQSYQKPPQFPNPQQGSSSSGGISEVGELKSMIQALATQVSRSDQATNATIKLLESQIAQVAANQSTRQPGQLPSQSEKRKETLNMTYSDVDIAGTDVSGTNSNATAADRRLKRVKKTEPEFARFGELVRGLNVSVSFIELLKKVPSYLKFMREVLTRKRTIDDVETVALTEGCSAHTQNRTPPKLADPGSFSIPCHIGVQLIDNALCDLGASVSVLPLSLAKR; from the exons ATGCGCAGGTCTCGTAGAGGTGAATTAGTTGAGGCTGATCCTGAACCCGAAAGATCCTTTTTACGCAGAAAGAGGGAGTTAGAAAGAGTTCGTCGggaggaagtcttgagtacttcCGACAGTTCGGTTATTGAGGAAATTTCTATTCGTGAGACTATTATTCCagtcaaaatgcctaatatcGTGAGTCATTCGGAACCTATTGCTGACTATATTCCGAGGGGATTCAAATTGTCTACCGATGAGGACGGCAATACCTTCGACATTCGGCCATCCTACATCAATTTGGTCGAACGGAATTTGTATCAGGGGGTCCCGGGCGAGGATCCTAggaaacatatggagatatttgcTGATTACTATTCATCTAGCCCTACATCCAAGGGAGTGacccaagacaagataaaggaagatctctttcctttctctctaaCCGATAATGCAAGGGAATGGTTGACGGACTTGGATAGAGAAGCAGCAGGTATCACGGATTGGACTACTTTAGCTCTGgccttctataagaagtactttccTCCGCAGAGGACCAATGCATTGagggcccaaattacaaatttcaagcaaacgggtTCTGAAAATCTGTTTGAAGCATGGTGCCGCTTTAAGAAAGCTGTGCGATCG CgcgaggttgatgatgataagggctggAAGCTTATTGAGGAAATGGATAATCACACCGCAGAATATGGGAATCCGCGGAGTGGTACACGGACGATAGCTAATATCGAATGTGAAGATATGGATGCTAAGTTCGATAAGATTAATGCTAGGTTTGACCGATTGGAGATGCAGTCTCCAGAGAGTCAACAAACG GGAGCAAGTCTTTTCTTTCCAACAAGATGCCGTCAAGGGTATAATTCGGGTTATATCCATCCAAATCTGCGATGGTCGAGTCAAAATGTCCTTAATcctactcctccaccgcagcaacaagcTTATGTGCCACCGCATAAGCAAAGTTATCAAAAGCCTCCGCAATTTCCAAATCCGCAGCAAGGAAGTTCTTCATCTGGAGGAATTTCAGAAGTGGGAGAGCTGAAATCCATGATTCAAGCTCTCGCCACACAAGTGAGTAGATCGGACCAAGCAACCAATGCTACTATCAAATTGCTTGAGTCCCAAATAGCTCAAGTCGCCGCAAATCAATCCACGAGGCAACCCGGACAACTGCCTTCTCAATCTGAAAAGAGGAAAGAAACGCTGAACATGACTTACTCTGATGTTGATATTGCTGGTACTGATGTTTCTGGCACGAATTCCAATGCTACTGCTGCTGACA GGCGCCTGAAGAGGGTCAAGAAGACGGAACCAGAGTTCGCGCGTTTCGGTGAACTTGTGCGAGGATTGAACGTAAGTGTTTCGTTTATCGAGCTGCTAAAAAAGGTACCTtcatatttaaaatttatgcGAGAAGTATTAACGCGTAAAAGGACCATAGATGATGTTGAGACAGTAGCTCTGACGGAGGGGTGTTCTGCGCACACTCAAAATAGGACCCCACCTAAGCTTGCCGACCCTGGTAGTTTTTCGATACCGTGTCACATTGGAGTTCAATTAATTGATAATGCGTTGTGTGATTTAGGAGCAAGTGTTAGCGTGTTACCCTTGTCTCTGGCCAAACGGTGA